One segment of Nocardioides sp. QY071 DNA contains the following:
- a CDS encoding LuxR family transcriptional regulator, which yields MGADTAPDPSPEPGSAAHQERAADIVILRLWTALVEHRVDDDALDQADALVGVSAALDPGRRALLHLNLAATLQEHLASVDLAAMNRIERHLAAARDLGQLVGLARVAAAALSRLALMAMLRGQVPSALHHAATLRHLSRDAADELGGSWEQRIRPVEQWARHCTNVAMDAALIDDLVTAGDTGRRSAMVCAVTTAVQALAAIDAGEVERTRQLLDRVLDDPFVRTAGPWLTMLVLLDGYLAISSRDERRLQAAVEDLRRMDAEAEARLLEATELVQDREYPSALERLSPVTAAQIPSITLTYPSTCVLQAVVHHRLGDPDAAHRLIAQALADTQRTGVLRPFTIHDPAVIRELLSHLVTDNPATEAWRAEVVAAVDRAMRSPANRTTSIRLPLEQTAVAVEASPLTTRESEVLTLLAQGADQNDLAAKLFVSVTTVKTHLRSIRRKLDVERSRDAVRIAQSAGWIEE from the coding sequence GTGGGAGCAGACACAGCGCCCGATCCGTCTCCGGAACCAGGGTCGGCGGCGCACCAGGAGCGCGCCGCCGACATCGTGATCCTCCGCCTCTGGACGGCGCTCGTCGAGCATCGTGTCGACGACGATGCCCTCGATCAGGCCGACGCCCTCGTGGGAGTCAGCGCTGCGCTGGATCCGGGGCGCCGGGCGCTGCTCCATCTCAACCTCGCAGCGACGTTGCAGGAGCACCTCGCCTCCGTCGATCTCGCAGCGATGAACCGCATCGAGCGCCACCTGGCCGCCGCACGCGACCTGGGCCAGCTGGTCGGGCTGGCCAGGGTGGCCGCGGCGGCGTTGTCACGGCTGGCGCTGATGGCCATGCTGCGCGGACAGGTGCCCAGCGCGCTCCACCACGCCGCGACTCTGCGGCACCTGTCGCGCGACGCGGCTGACGAGCTCGGAGGATCGTGGGAGCAACGCATCCGTCCCGTCGAGCAGTGGGCCCGCCACTGCACCAACGTCGCGATGGACGCAGCGCTGATCGACGATCTTGTGACCGCGGGCGACACCGGTCGCCGCAGCGCCATGGTCTGCGCGGTCACGACGGCGGTCCAGGCCTTGGCAGCCATCGACGCCGGCGAGGTGGAGCGGACCCGGCAGCTCCTTGACCGCGTACTCGATGACCCATTCGTCCGCACCGCCGGTCCGTGGCTGACGATGCTTGTCCTGCTCGACGGGTATCTGGCGATCAGCAGCCGCGACGAGCGGCGGCTGCAGGCCGCCGTCGAGGACCTGCGCCGGATGGACGCCGAGGCCGAGGCCCGGCTGCTGGAGGCCACGGAGCTCGTCCAGGACCGGGAGTACCCGAGCGCTCTGGAACGGTTGAGTCCCGTCACCGCCGCACAGATCCCATCGATCACGCTCACCTATCCCTCGACCTGCGTGCTGCAGGCTGTCGTGCACCACCGGCTCGGCGACCCCGACGCCGCACATCGACTGATCGCCCAGGCGCTGGCCGACACCCAGCGCACCGGCGTACTGCGGCCGTTCACGATCCACGACCCGGCCGTTATCCGGGAGCTCCTCTCGCACCTGGTCACCGACAATCCGGCCACCGAGGCGTGGCGGGCTGAGGTCGTCGCCGCGGTCGACCGTGCGATGAGGAGTCCGGCGAACCGGACCACATCGATCCGACTCCCCCTCGAGCAGACGGCGGTGGCCGTGGAGGCCTCCCCACTGACGACCCGCGAGAGCGAGGTACTCACCCTGCTCGCGCAGGGCGCCGACCAGAACGACCTGGCCGCCAAGCTCTTCGTCTCGGTCACCACCGTGAAGACCCACCTGCGATCGATCCGCCGCAAGCTCGACGTCGAACGAAGCCGGGACGCGGTTCGCATCGCCCAGAGCGCGGGGTGGATCGAGGAGTAG
- a CDS encoding succinylglutamate desuccinylase/aspartoacylase family protein, producing MALRESFAIGNVRVRAGSAKEVELPITRLVTGGDISLPVRVVHGREPGPTVWVNAAIHGDEVMGVEVVQQIVASLSPKTLRGTLVAVPVVNVFGFMTGDRYLPDRRDLNRSFPGSARGSLASRIAHLFMTEVVGKCDVGIDLHTAADRRSNLPQIRADLDDPRTRELAETFGAPVMLHARLRDGSLRQAARDRGARVLLYEAGEAMRFQAEPIAVGVAGVRRVLASLDMIEPDPAWADHPAPAESRSSAWVRARGTGILHLEVRLGDRVESGQRLGGLSDTFGRRVRLVHADRDGIVIGLTRAPIVNAGDALVHIATPV from the coding sequence ATGGCGCTTCGTGAGTCGTTCGCGATCGGCAACGTGCGGGTGCGGGCCGGCTCGGCCAAGGAGGTCGAGCTCCCGATCACCCGGCTGGTGACCGGTGGCGACATCAGCCTCCCGGTCCGCGTGGTCCACGGCCGCGAGCCCGGGCCCACGGTCTGGGTCAACGCCGCGATCCACGGCGACGAGGTGATGGGTGTCGAGGTGGTGCAGCAGATCGTGGCGAGCCTGTCGCCCAAGACGCTGCGCGGCACGCTGGTCGCCGTACCCGTCGTCAACGTCTTCGGGTTCATGACCGGCGACCGCTACCTGCCGGACCGTCGTGACCTCAACCGCTCGTTCCCCGGCTCGGCCCGCGGCTCGTTGGCCAGCCGGATCGCGCACCTGTTCATGACTGAGGTCGTCGGCAAGTGCGACGTCGGCATCGACCTGCACACCGCCGCCGACCGGCGCAGCAACCTGCCCCAGATCCGCGCCGACCTCGACGACCCGCGCACCCGCGAGCTCGCCGAGACGTTCGGGGCGCCGGTGATGCTGCACGCGCGACTGCGCGACGGCTCGCTGCGCCAGGCCGCCCGCGACCGCGGCGCCCGGGTGCTGCTCTACGAGGCCGGCGAGGCGATGCGCTTCCAGGCCGAGCCGATCGCCGTCGGTGTCGCTGGCGTACGGCGCGTGCTCGCCTCCCTCGACATGATCGAGCCCGATCCCGCGTGGGCCGACCACCCCGCACCGGCGGAGTCCCGCTCCAGCGCCTGGGTCCGGGCCCGCGGCACCGGGATCCTGCACCTCGAGGTCAGGCTCGGCGACCGGGTCGAGTCGGGGCAGCGCCTCGGCGGCCTGTCCGACACCTTCGGCCGTCGGGTCCGGCTGGTCCACGCCGACCGCGACGGCATCGTGATCGGGCTGACCCGTGCGCCGATCGTCAACGCGGGCGACGCGCTCGTGCACATCGCGACGCCTGTGTGA
- a CDS encoding FAD-dependent oxidoreductase: MTTTPRRIAVVGSGVAGLTAAYLASRTSTGARVTLFEADDRLGGHADTHTVTDPTGRELRIDSGFIVHNRRTYPVLTRILDELGVPTQASEMSMSTSDEVTGLEWAGALGRRGLFPAGAGNHRNPAYLRMLAEVPRFHRAARRLLDARTDDLTTLAAFLDHHGFSPYFRRHFMEPLVAAVWSCDPDTALDYPAAYLFAFLQHHGMLAVFGSPPWRTVTGGSATYVSAIAAALEAAGGRIRTATPVLALEETDEGVEVTTPAGREAYDAVVVATHPDQALGMLAAPTREQKEVLDAIPYTSNTALLHTDTRLLPRSRDAWASWNFRRPRVAQERVQVTYDLTRLQRLPTDTHYLVTLGGQDDVDPASVLVRREYAHPLYTPESVAAQARLPGIDTDRVVFAGAYHGWGFHEDGARSGQRAVERLGLLSPERVAATTYATTLVHRRREPLRNDFTHRSHLTVVDLDRVAGDGSVEGVGGRFLGRDHFAGDDASVREGLDRFLAAHAIDLRGGRALMAAQPRALGHCFNPITVHWCWAAGEEDGRPAATVVEVHNTYGDRHAYLLDPERTSAEGRCVVDKAMYVSPFHGTDGHYEVLAPPPDPATGRLHLGVRLVTDDGARFDATLTGTPTTPPRLPLAGLRGAALIRAHGIALWARRLPVQPRPRPSSPEGDHR, encoded by the coding sequence ATGACCACGACACCACGGCGGATCGCCGTGGTGGGCTCCGGCGTCGCCGGGCTCACCGCGGCCTACCTCGCCTCCCGCACCTCGACCGGCGCCCGGGTGACCCTGTTCGAGGCCGACGACCGGCTCGGCGGCCACGCCGACACCCACACGGTCACCGACCCGACGGGTCGCGAGCTGCGCATCGACAGCGGGTTCATCGTCCACAACCGGCGCACCTACCCGGTGCTGACCCGGATCCTCGACGAGCTCGGCGTGCCGACCCAGGCCTCCGAGATGTCGATGTCGACCAGCGACGAGGTGACCGGCCTGGAGTGGGCCGGTGCGCTCGGGCGGCGCGGGCTGTTCCCCGCCGGCGCGGGCAACCACCGCAACCCGGCGTACCTGCGGATGCTGGCCGAGGTGCCGCGCTTCCACCGGGCGGCGCGACGCCTCCTCGATGCCCGCACCGACGACCTCACCACCCTGGCCGCCTTCCTCGACCACCACGGCTTCTCGCCGTACTTCCGACGGCACTTCATGGAGCCGCTCGTCGCGGCGGTGTGGTCCTGCGACCCGGACACGGCGCTGGACTACCCGGCGGCGTACCTGTTCGCCTTCCTCCAGCACCACGGCATGCTCGCCGTGTTCGGCTCCCCGCCGTGGCGCACGGTGACGGGCGGATCGGCGACCTACGTGTCGGCGATCGCCGCGGCGCTGGAGGCCGCGGGCGGCCGGATCCGCACCGCCACCCCGGTGCTCGCCCTCGAGGAGACCGACGAGGGCGTCGAGGTGACCACGCCCGCCGGGCGGGAGGCGTACGACGCCGTGGTGGTCGCCACCCATCCCGACCAGGCGCTCGGGATGCTCGCGGCGCCGACGCGTGAGCAGAAGGAGGTGCTCGACGCGATCCCGTACACGAGCAACACCGCCCTGCTGCACACCGACACCCGCCTGCTGCCGCGCTCCCGCGACGCCTGGGCGTCGTGGAACTTCCGTCGCCCGCGGGTCGCCCAGGAGCGGGTCCAGGTCACCTACGACCTCACGCGGCTGCAGCGGCTGCCCACCGACACCCACTACCTGGTGACCCTCGGCGGCCAGGACGACGTCGACCCCGCCAGCGTGCTGGTCCGGCGCGAGTACGCCCATCCGCTGTACACACCGGAGTCGGTCGCCGCCCAGGCCAGGCTGCCCGGGATCGACACCGACCGGGTCGTGTTCGCCGGCGCCTACCACGGCTGGGGCTTCCACGAGGACGGCGCGCGGTCCGGGCAGCGGGCGGTCGAGCGGCTGGGGCTGCTCTCCCCGGAGCGTGTCGCCGCGACGACGTACGCCACGACCCTGGTGCACCGGCGTCGCGAGCCGCTGCGCAACGACTTCACCCACCGCTCGCACCTCACCGTCGTCGACCTCGACCGGGTCGCGGGCGACGGGTCGGTCGAGGGCGTGGGCGGCCGGTTCCTGGGGCGCGACCACTTCGCCGGCGACGACGCCTCCGTGCGCGAGGGACTTGACCGGTTCCTGGCCGCGCACGCCATCGACCTGCGGGGCGGCCGCGCCCTGATGGCCGCCCAACCCCGGGCCCTCGGGCACTGCTTCAACCCGATCACGGTCCACTGGTGCTGGGCCGCGGGCGAGGAGGACGGCCGTCCCGCAGCCACCGTCGTCGAGGTGCACAACACCTATGGCGACCGGCACGCCTACCTGCTCGACCCCGAGCGCACCAGCGCCGAGGGCCGTTGTGTCGTCGACAAGGCGATGTACGTCTCGCCCTTCCACGGGACCGACGGGCACTACGAGGTGCTCGCACCGCCGCCCGACCCGGCGACCGGCCGGCTGCACCTGGGTGTCCGCCTCGTCACCGACGACGGCGCCCGGTTCGACGCCACCCTCACGGGTACCCCCACGACACCTCCCCGGCTGCCGCTCGCCGGCCTGCGTGGTGCGGCCCTGATCAGGGCGCACGGCATCGCGCTGTGGGCCCGCCGCCTGCCGGTCCAGCCCCGACCGCGCCCGTCCTCTCCCGAAGGAGACCACCGATGA
- a CDS encoding TrkA C-terminal domain-containing protein: MSVSTGYGVAELVVHGDADLVGKSIGDSGLRDRDITVLTLHRGTLVIPNPFPHHVLEAEDRLLCFGKLEEMRSMIPARPKRRARVKKLPKTPIHES, encoded by the coding sequence CTGTCCGTCTCGACCGGGTACGGCGTCGCCGAGCTCGTCGTCCACGGCGACGCCGACCTCGTCGGCAAGTCGATCGGTGACTCCGGGCTGCGCGACCGCGACATCACCGTGCTGACCCTGCACCGCGGCACCCTGGTCATCCCCAACCCGTTCCCGCACCACGTGCTCGAGGCCGAGGACCGGCTGCTGTGCTTCGGCAAGCTGGAGGAGATGCGCTCGATGATCCCCGCGCGCCCCAAGCGCCGCGCGCGGGTCAAGAAGCTCCCGAAGACGCCGATCCACGAGTCGTAG
- a CDS encoding sigma factor-like helix-turn-helix DNA-binding protein, whose translation MLHREQDPHPTTAGAMPDAGDRQASDEELLRRFRAGDDAAFEALYRRHLPTATAIAATTGCHRTRGEDAAAEAFAKIFRAMRRGRGPTENFCGYLATAVRRLCYETMRHDARHLLVDDWAVLEPVEVEAPPPLTESHVGAALAALPAPWRELLWWIEVDGHPTAAIAAAQGRTPGAVSAAASRARRRLRNSLSSPAA comes from the coding sequence GTGCTTCACCGCGAACAGGACCCCCACCCCACGACTGCAGGCGCAATGCCGGACGCGGGCGACCGCCAGGCCTCCGACGAGGAGCTCCTGCGCCGATTCCGTGCCGGCGACGACGCCGCCTTCGAAGCCCTCTACCGTCGTCACCTGCCGACCGCGACCGCCATTGCGGCCACGACGGGCTGCCACCGAACGCGCGGCGAGGACGCGGCCGCGGAGGCGTTCGCCAAGATCTTCCGAGCAATGCGTCGCGGACGCGGGCCCACCGAGAACTTCTGCGGTTACCTGGCGACCGCAGTGCGCAGGCTGTGCTACGAAACCATGCGACACGACGCACGGCACCTTCTCGTCGACGACTGGGCGGTCCTGGAACCGGTGGAGGTGGAGGCCCCTCCGCCTTTGACAGAGAGCCACGTGGGCGCGGCTCTGGCCGCCCTTCCGGCGCCTTGGCGTGAGCTGCTGTGGTGGATCGAGGTCGACGGTCACCCGACCGCCGCGATCGCGGCCGCGCAGGGACGCACGCCCGGTGCGGTCTCGGCCGCCGCTTCCCGGGCTCGGCGACGGCTACGCAACTCGCTCTCGTCGCCTGCCGCCTGA
- a CDS encoding molybdopterin-dependent oxidoreductase, with protein sequence MTTRLQWASYGVLSTLVGIGLAHLAAALSDAATSPVLAVGSAVIDRTPTPMKEWAIRNFGSADKAILVGSVLAGVLVLAAVAGLLARRRFAVGAGLLVALVAVAGGAVLTRPEVEPLDLLPSVVAAVAAVAALRLLAGTHQQATAAEGSRRTVLLTVTALAALAAVGGVAGRLVSGLRARPEDVTLPTPTDPAPPLPRGLDDQVRGITPFRTPTGDFYRVDTRLDVPVISADDWSLTIDGDVDRKVTLSFDDLLAMPMVERDITLTCVSNSVGGPYVGAARWLGVRLTDVLDLAGIGSTKADQILSTDFAGMTISTPLALATDGRDALVAVGMNGRALPREHGFPVRLVIPGLYGFISATKWLRRLTLTTYDDRQAYWTERGWATDAPIKISARIDTPKALAELDAGDVVVGGVAWAQERGGIAGVQVRIDGGRWVDAQLGPDGGDDYWRQWFHRWPAEPGSHRIAVRAVAGNGEPQTAARAEPFPNGASGLHELLVRVS encoded by the coding sequence ATGACGACTCGCCTGCAATGGGCCTCCTACGGCGTCCTGTCCACCCTCGTCGGGATAGGGCTTGCCCACCTGGCAGCCGCGCTCAGCGACGCGGCCACCTCGCCCGTGCTCGCCGTCGGCTCGGCTGTCATCGATCGGACCCCCACCCCGATGAAGGAGTGGGCGATCCGCAACTTCGGGAGCGCAGACAAAGCGATCCTGGTCGGCTCGGTGCTGGCGGGGGTGCTGGTGCTCGCGGCGGTGGCCGGGCTCCTGGCCCGGCGCCGGTTCGCCGTCGGCGCCGGTCTGCTGGTGGCGCTGGTCGCCGTCGCCGGGGGCGCCGTGCTGACGCGGCCGGAGGTGGAGCCGCTCGACCTGCTGCCCTCCGTGGTCGCGGCCGTGGCGGCCGTGGCCGCACTGCGGCTCCTGGCCGGCACCCACCAGCAGGCGACTGCTGCCGAGGGCAGCCGTCGTACCGTCCTGCTGACCGTCACCGCCCTCGCCGCGCTGGCGGCCGTGGGCGGGGTCGCCGGACGCCTCGTGTCCGGCCTGCGCGCCCGCCCCGAGGACGTCACCCTCCCCACGCCGACCGACCCCGCCCCGCCGCTGCCCCGTGGGCTCGACGACCAGGTCCGCGGGATCACCCCGTTCCGCACGCCCACCGGCGACTTCTACCGGGTCGACACGCGGCTCGACGTGCCCGTGATCAGCGCCGACGACTGGTCCCTCACCATCGACGGCGACGTGGACCGCAAGGTCACGCTGAGCTTCGACGACCTGCTCGCCATGCCGATGGTCGAGCGCGACATCACGCTGACCTGCGTCTCCAACAGCGTCGGCGGTCCCTACGTCGGCGCCGCCCGCTGGCTCGGCGTACGACTCACCGACGTGCTCGACCTCGCCGGGATCGGGAGCACGAAGGCCGACCAGATCCTCTCGACCGACTTCGCCGGGATGACGATCAGCACGCCGCTCGCGCTCGCCACCGACGGCCGAGACGCCCTGGTCGCGGTGGGCATGAACGGCAGGGCACTGCCGCGCGAGCACGGGTTCCCCGTGCGGCTGGTGATCCCGGGCCTGTACGGGTTCATCAGCGCCACCAAGTGGCTGCGCCGCCTCACCCTGACGACGTACGACGACCGGCAGGCCTACTGGACCGAGCGCGGTTGGGCGACCGACGCGCCGATCAAGATCAGCGCCCGGATCGACACGCCGAAGGCGCTGGCCGAGCTCGACGCCGGCGACGTCGTGGTCGGCGGCGTCGCGTGGGCCCAGGAGCGCGGCGGGATCGCCGGGGTCCAGGTCCGCATCGACGGCGGACGGTGGGTCGACGCGCAGCTCGGCCCGGACGGCGGCGACGACTACTGGCGCCAGTGGTTCCACCGCTGGCCCGCCGAGCCGGGCTCGCACCGGATCGCGGTCCGCGCGGTCGCCGGCAACGGCGAGCCGCAGACCGCCGCCCGCGCGGAGCCGTTCCCCAACGGCGCCAGCGGGCTGCACGAGCTGCTCGTCCGGGTGTCCTGA
- a CDS encoding fasciclin domain-containing protein, which translates to MKLQKFRRVTGAGIAVLALSVSLAACGDDGDAADAGSTSKGDSGMTSDSPAAEGAAAQTFGPGCSAIPTSGAGSFDGMVKDPVATAASNNPLLSTLVTAVTSIDGLADTLNGGEALTVFAPYNDAFAEIPEDQLNGLVMEGKEKGQDSALYKVLAHHVLGENDSADDVAGDKETLAGDKLTIEGDAESGMTVSDGTVTAKVLCGNIPTANATVYVIDKVLTGVK; encoded by the coding sequence ATGAAGCTCCAGAAGTTCCGCCGGGTCACCGGCGCCGGCATCGCCGTCCTCGCCCTCTCCGTCTCCCTCGCCGCCTGTGGCGACGACGGCGACGCGGCCGACGCGGGCAGCACCTCCAAGGGCGACTCGGGCATGACCAGCGACTCCCCGGCCGCCGAGGGCGCCGCCGCCCAGACCTTCGGTCCCGGCTGCTCGGCGATCCCGACCTCGGGCGCCGGCTCCTTCGACGGCATGGTCAAGGACCCGGTCGCCACCGCGGCCAGCAACAACCCGCTGCTCAGCACGCTGGTCACCGCGGTCACCAGCATCGACGGCCTGGCCGACACCCTCAACGGAGGCGAGGCGCTGACCGTCTTCGCGCCGTACAACGACGCCTTCGCCGAGATCCCCGAGGACCAGCTCAACGGCCTGGTCATGGAGGGCAAGGAGAAGGGTCAGGACAGCGCGCTCTACAAGGTGCTCGCCCACCACGTCCTCGGCGAGAACGACTCCGCCGACGACGTCGCTGGCGACAAGGAGACCCTCGCGGGCGACAAGCTGACCATCGAGGGCGACGCCGAGAGCGGCATGACCGTCTCCGACGGCACGGTCACCGCCAAGGTCCTGTGCGGCAACATCCCGACGGCGAACGCGACCGTCTACGTCATCGACAAGGTGCTCACCGGAGTCAAGTGA
- a CDS encoding RimK/LysX family protein — protein sequence MDAAHSTSPPVVAGWREWVRLPGLGPSGIGPVKAKLDTGARTSALHAFDLHEFERDGLAWVRFSIHPWQRSAEDAVYVECPVHDRRTIRSSTGHTQERFVVLTELELLGHTITTEVTLTRRDEMGFRMLVGREALRQGFLVDSGRSYVGGRPPRKVRRKNRGRTGATS from the coding sequence GTGGACGCTGCCCATTCAACCAGCCCTCCGGTGGTCGCCGGGTGGCGCGAGTGGGTGCGTCTTCCGGGGCTCGGCCCTTCCGGCATCGGCCCGGTGAAGGCCAAGCTCGACACCGGCGCCCGTACGTCGGCGCTGCACGCCTTCGACCTCCACGAGTTCGAGCGCGACGGCCTCGCGTGGGTCCGGTTCTCCATCCACCCGTGGCAGCGCTCGGCCGAGGACGCGGTGTACGTCGAGTGCCCCGTCCACGACCGTCGTACGATCCGCAGCTCGACGGGCCACACGCAGGAACGCTTCGTGGTCCTCACCGAGCTCGAGCTCCTCGGGCACACGATCACCACCGAGGTGACGCTGACCAGGCGCGACGAGATGGGCTTCCGGATGCTGGTCGGCCGCGAGGCGCTGCGGCAGGGCTTCCTCGTCGACTCCGGCCGCTCGTACGTCGGCGGGCGGCCGCCGCGCAAGGTACGACGCAAGAACCGCGGACGCACCGGGGCCACCTCCTGA
- a CDS encoding enoyl-CoA hydratase-related protein produces MTDAPAELVHLDVADGIATITLDSPHNRNALSRQLVTELVGHLATADTADDVRVIVLASSGRVFCSGADLSEASTVPMQEGARAIVALQRQIVASAKPVVTVVEGAARAGGIGIVAASDVVIVADDATFALTEVKLGLTPAVISLTVFPRLTPRGLAWTALGGEVFTGAEAASYGLATVAVPAGDLRATVDDMVGKLATGAAQGLRETKRLLAADLLERIDAKGEELVELSARLFGSDEAREAMTAFLTRKKG; encoded by the coding sequence ATGACTGACGCACCCGCCGAGCTGGTCCACCTCGACGTCGCTGACGGCATCGCGACGATCACCCTCGACTCGCCCCACAACCGCAACGCGCTCTCGCGGCAGCTGGTCACCGAGCTGGTCGGCCATCTGGCGACCGCGGACACCGCGGACGACGTCCGCGTGATCGTGCTGGCCTCGTCGGGCCGGGTGTTCTGCTCGGGTGCGGACCTGTCGGAGGCCTCGACGGTCCCGATGCAGGAGGGCGCCCGGGCGATCGTGGCGCTGCAGCGCCAGATCGTCGCCTCGGCCAAGCCGGTCGTGACGGTCGTCGAGGGCGCCGCCCGCGCCGGCGGCATCGGCATCGTGGCCGCCTCCGACGTCGTCATCGTCGCCGACGACGCCACCTTCGCGCTGACCGAGGTCAAGCTCGGGCTGACCCCCGCGGTCATCTCGCTCACCGTCTTCCCGCGGCTCACCCCGCGCGGGCTGGCCTGGACCGCGCTCGGCGGCGAGGTGTTCACGGGCGCCGAGGCGGCGTCGTACGGGCTGGCGACCGTCGCCGTCCCCGCCGGCGACCTGCGCGCGACCGTCGACGACATGGTCGGCAAGCTCGCCACCGGCGCTGCCCAGGGCCTGCGCGAGACCAAGAGGCTGCTCGCCGCCGACCTGCTCGAGCGGATCGACGCGAAGGGCGAGGAGCTGGTCGAGCTCAGCGCCCGGCTGTTCGGCTCCGACGAGGCCCGCGAGGCGATGACCGCGTTCCTGACCCGCAAGAAGGGCTGA
- a CDS encoding anti-sigma factor, whose protein sequence is MTDHDQTPGWDVHALSGAYAVDALDDVERAHFEAHLAQCAECRDEVDGLREAAAVLGSAEPVEPPAALRDRVLEGITQIRPLPPQSTPAPADAPVDLATARRRIRPGRLGRTGNLLLVAAVLVLVAAAGGLLLRPWADDTPAKPTLTAAERVLAAADATSVDKRFPDGSTATIVVSRSEGRAVIRTTDMAPAPDGKVYELWLQTPAGEMEAAGLMPDLRDATVLLDGDASRATGVGITVEPDGGSDQPTSQPIAFFTLDS, encoded by the coding sequence ATGACCGATCACGACCAGACGCCCGGCTGGGACGTGCACGCGCTCTCCGGCGCGTACGCCGTCGATGCGCTCGACGACGTGGAGCGGGCCCACTTCGAGGCCCACCTGGCCCAGTGCGCCGAGTGCCGCGACGAGGTGGACGGCCTCCGTGAGGCCGCAGCGGTGCTGGGGAGCGCCGAGCCGGTCGAGCCGCCGGCCGCCCTCCGGGACCGGGTCCTCGAGGGGATCACCCAGATCCGGCCGCTGCCGCCGCAGAGCACGCCCGCACCCGCGGATGCGCCGGTGGACCTCGCCACGGCCCGCCGTCGGATCCGGCCGGGCCGGCTCGGCCGGACCGGCAACCTGCTGCTGGTGGCCGCGGTCCTCGTCCTGGTGGCTGCGGCGGGCGGGCTCCTGCTGCGGCCCTGGGCCGACGACACCCCGGCGAAGCCCACGCTGACCGCCGCCGAACGGGTCCTGGCCGCCGCCGACGCCACCTCGGTCGACAAGAGGTTCCCGGACGGGTCCACCGCCACCATCGTGGTCTCGCGCAGCGAGGGCCGCGCCGTCATCCGGACGACCGACATGGCGCCCGCCCCCGACGGCAAGGTCTACGAGCTGTGGCTGCAGACCCCGGCAGGCGAGATGGAGGCAGCCGGCCTGATGCCCGACCTGCGCGACGCGACGGTGCTCCTGGACGGGGACGCCTCCCGGGCGACCGGCGTCGGGATCACGGTGGAGCCCGACGGCGGTTCCGACCAGCCCACCAGCCAGCCCATCGCCTTCTTCACCCTGGACTCCTAG
- the sigK gene encoding ECF RNA polymerase sigma factor SigK, giving the protein MDPVPGDPAGAPHPGAPAGGHGPDLGALLRQSARGDNAAFATLYDATAARVHGLALRVVRDRAQAEEVTQEVFLEVWRQASRYDAERGSALAWLMTITHRKAVDRVRSAQAASRRDVTWEQRNQSIEHDTTAEAAHASLEAHRVRAALGQLTEVQREAIELAYFGGYTHTEVAALLDLPVGTAKTRIRDGLIRLRDTIGVGR; this is encoded by the coding sequence ATGGATCCGGTCCCCGGCGACCCGGCCGGCGCCCCCCACCCGGGGGCGCCGGCCGGCGGTCACGGTCCTGACCTGGGAGCGCTGCTGCGGCAGTCCGCCCGGGGAGACAACGCCGCCTTCGCCACGTTGTACGACGCCACCGCGGCTCGCGTCCACGGACTCGCGCTGCGCGTGGTGCGCGACCGGGCGCAGGCCGAGGAGGTCACCCAGGAGGTGTTCCTCGAGGTGTGGCGCCAGGCGAGCAGGTACGACGCGGAGCGCGGCAGCGCACTGGCGTGGCTGATGACCATCACCCACCGCAAGGCGGTCGACCGGGTCCGCAGCGCGCAGGCCGCGAGCCGGCGCGACGTGACCTGGGAGCAGCGCAACCAGAGCATCGAGCACGACACGACCGCCGAGGCCGCCCACGCCTCGCTCGAGGCGCACCGCGTGCGTGCAGCGCTCGGTCAGCTCACCGAGGTCCAGCGCGAGGCGATCGAGCTGGCGTACTTCGGCGGCTACACCCACACCGAGGTGGCCGCCCTGCTCGACCTACCGGTCGGGACAGCGAAGACCAGGATCCGCGACGGCCTCATCCGGCTGCGCGACACGATCGGAGTAGGACGATGA